One region of Quercus lobata isolate SW786 chromosome 2, ValleyOak3.0 Primary Assembly, whole genome shotgun sequence genomic DNA includes:
- the LOC115976066 gene encoding myosin-17-like isoform X1, giving the protein MAGPDNIIVGSHVWVEDPSLAWIDGEVLRINGEEVHAQTTNGKKVVANISKVFPKDTEAPPGGVDDMTKLSYLHEPGVLHNLATRYELNEIYTYTGNILIAVNPFQRLPHLYDTHMMEQYKGAAFGELSPHVFAVADVAYRAMINEGKSNSILVSGESGAGKTETTKMLMRYLAHLGGRSGVEGRTVEQQVLESNPVLEAFGNAKTVRNNNSSRFGKFVEIQFDKSGRISGAAVRTYLLERSRVCQISDPERNYHCFYLLCAAPLEDREKYKLGDPKSFHYLNQSNCYALDGVDDGHEYLETRRAMDIVGISEEEQVAIFRVVAAILHLGNIEFAKGQEIDSSVIKDEKSRFHLNMTAELLECDAKSLEDALIKRVMVTPEEVITRTLDPVAALGSRDALAKTIYSRLFDWIVDTINNSIGQDPNSKSLIGVLDIYGFESFKHNSFEQFCINFTNEKLQQHFNQHVFKMEQEEYTKEEINWSYIEFVDNQDVLDLIEKKPGGIIALLDEACMFPKSTHETFAQKLYQTFKNNKRFIKPKLSRTSFTISHYAGEVTYLADLFLDKNKDYVVAEHQDLLTASKCSFVAGLFPPLPEESSKSSKFSSIGSRFKLQLQSLMETLSTTEPHYIRCVKPNNVLKPAIFENLNVIQQLRCGGVLEAIRISCAGYPTRRTFYEFLHRFGVLAPEVLEGNYDEQVACQMILDKKGLKGYQIGKTKVFLRAGQMAELDARRAEVLGNAARIIQRQSRTYLARKEFVALRKAVIQLQSCLRGILARKLYEQLRQEAAALMIQKNFRRYIVLKSYSTVRLSAITLQTGLRAMTARNEFRFRKQTKAAIIVQARLRCHIAYSYHKSLQKAALVTQCSWRRRIARKELRMLKMAARETGALKEAKDKLEKRVEELTWRLQLEKRLRTDLEEEKGQEIAKLQDALHAMQIQVEEANVRAIQEREAAHKAIEEAPPVIKETPVLIQDMEKIDSLTSEVESLKALLLSERQAAEEARRASTDAEARNVELTKKLEDAEQRVDQLQESVQRFEEKLSNSESENQVLRQQALTLSPTGKTLSARSKTMIIQRTPENGNVLNGGAKVASDMTHAISNAREPESEEKPQKSLNDKQQENQDILVKCISQNLGFSGGKPVAACVIYKCLLHWRSFEVERTTVFDRIIQTIASALEVPDNNDVLAYWLSNASTLLFLLQHTLKATGAASLTPQRRRTATASLFGRVSQGLRSSPQSAGLSSFLNGRGLGRLDDLRQVEAKYPALLFKQQLTAFLEKIYGMIRDNLKKEISPLLGLCIQAPRNSRASLVKGRSQANAVAQQALIAHWQSIVKSLNSSLMTMKANYVPPFLVRKVFTQIFSFINVQLFNSLLLRRECCSFSNGEYVKAGLAELEQWCDGATEEYAGSAWDELKHIRQAVGFLVIHQKPKKTLNEITKELCPVLSIQQLYRISTMYWDDKYGTHSVASDVISNMRVMMTEDSSNAVSSSFLLDDDSSIPFSVDDISKSMQQIDVADIDPPSLIRENSGFGFLLPRAE; this is encoded by the exons ACATACACCGGAAATATCCTGATTGCTGTAAACCCATTTCAAAGATTACCACATTTGTATGATACTCACATGATGGAACAATATAAAGGAGCTGCATTTGGAGAGCTAAGCCCTCATGTTTTTGCAGTTGCAGATGTTGCATACAG GGCAATGATCAACGAGGGAAAGAGCAACTCAATTTTAGTTAGTGGAGAGAGTGGTGCTGGTAAGACTGAGACAACAAAGATGCTTATGCGGTATCTTGCTCACCTTGGGGGTCGATCTGGAGTAGAAGGGCGGACGGTTGAACAACAAGTTCTAGAA TCCAATCCAGTTCTTGAAGCATTTGGTAATGCCAAAACGGTTAGGAACAACAACTCAAG TCGTTTTGGTAAATTTGTTGAGATCCAATTTGACAAGAGTGGGAGGATATCTGGGGCAGCTGTACGAACTTATTTGCTCGAAAGATCTCGTGTTTGCCAAATTTCAGATCCTGAAAGAAACTACCACTGCTTTTACCTTCTCTGTGCAGCACCACTGGAG GACAGAGAGAAGTATAAGTTGGGAGACCCTAAATCATTCCATTACTTGAATCAATCCAACTGTTATGCACTGGATGGAGTGGATGATGGCCATGAATATCTAGAAACCAGAAGGGCTATGGATATAGTTGGAATCAGTGAGGAAGAGCAG GTGGCAATTTTTAGAGTTGTTGCTGCAATTCTGCATCTTGGAAATATTGAATTTGCAAAGGGACAGGAGATTGATTCTTCTGTCATTAAAGATGAAAAGTCTAGATTCCATCTTAATATGACAGCTGAACTGCTTGA GTGTGATGCCAAGAGCTTGGAAGATGCACTGATTAAGCGTGTAATGGTGACACCAGAAGAGGTTATAACAAGAACTCTTGATCCTGTTGCTGCATTGGGTAGCAGGGATGCCTTAGCTAAAACCATCTATTCTCGTTTGTTTGATTG GATTGTGGACACAATTAACAATTCAATTGGGCAAGATCCAAACTCAAAATCCTTAATTGGTGTTCTTGATATATATGGGTTTGAGAGTTTTAAGCATAATAG TTTTGAGCAGTTCTGTATCAACTTTACAAATGAGAAACTGCAACAACATTTCAATCAG CATGTCTTCAAAATGGAACAAGAAGAATAtacaaaagaagaaatcaaTTGGAGTTACATAGAGTTTGTTGATAACCAAGATGTTTTGGATCTGATTGAGAAG AAACCTGGAGGAATTATTGCACTTCTGGATGAAGCCTG CATGTTTCCTAAATCCACGCATGAAACATTTGCTCAGAAGTTGTACCAGACATTCAAAAACAACAAGCGCTTTATCAAACCTAAGCTTTCTCGCACTAGTTTTACTATATCTCACTATGCAGGGGAG GTAACTTATCTGGCTGATCTGTTTCTTGATAAAAACAAAGACTATGTGGTGGCAGAACATCAGGATCTGTTGACGGCATCAAAGTGCTCCTTTGTGGCAGGTCTATTTCCTCCACTTCCAGAAGAATCATCAAAGTcttccaaattttcttccatTGGTTCTCGCTTTAAG TTACAACTTCAATCTTTAATGGAGACCTTGAGTACAACAGAACCTCATTATATCAGATGTGTGAAGCCAAACAATGTCCTTAAGCCTGCTATTTTTGAGAACCTCAATGTAATCCAACAATTGCGCTGTGGT GGTGTTCTTGAGGCAATCAGAATCAGCTGTGCTGGATATCCTACTCGACGAACATTTTATGAGTTTCTTCACCGCTTTGGTGTTCTTGCTCCTGAAGTTTTGGAAGGGAA CTATGATGAGCAGGTTGCTTGCCAAATGATTCTGGATAAAAAAGGATTGAAAGGTTATCAG ATAGGCAAGACAAAAGTCTTCCTCAGGGCTGGTCAGATGGCTGAGTTGGATGCAAGAAGAGCAGAGGTGCTTGGAAATGCGGCTAGAATCATTCAAAGGCAAAGTCGTACATATCTTGCACGCAAGGAGTTTGTTGCATTACGTAAAGCTGTGATTCAATTGCAGTCGTGTTTGCGAG GTATATTGGCTCGCAAACTATATGAGCAATTACGCCAAGAAGCAGCAGCTTTGATGATACAGAAGAATTTCCGACGATACATTGTCCTGAAATCCTACTCAACAGTACGATTGTCTGCAATCACATTGCAGACAGGGTTAAGGGCAATGACTGCTCGCAATGAATTCAGATTCAGAAAGCAAACTAAGGCAGCAATTATTGTCCAG GCTCGTTTGCGTTGCCACATAGCATATTCATATCATAAGAGTCTCCAGAAGGCTGCACTAGTTACTCAGTGTAGTTGGAGGCGAAGGATTGCTCGGAAAGAGCTCAGAATGCTCAAAATG GCTGCAAGAGAAACTGGGGCcctaaaagaagcaaaagacaAACTAGAAAAGCGCGTGGAAGAACTTACATGGCGTTTGCAGCTTGAGAAGCGATTAAGG ACTGatttggaagaagaaaaaggccAGGAAATTGCAAAGTTACAGGATGCTTTACATGCAATGCAAATACAAGTAGAAGAAGCAAACGTCAGGGCTATCCAAGAACGAGAAGCAGCTCATAAAGCTATTGAAGAAGCACCTCCAGTCATTAAGGAGACTCCTGTTTTAATCCAAGACATGGAAAAGATTGATTCTTTAACTTCTGAGGTGGAGAGTTTAAAG GCTCTGCTACTATCAGAAAGACAGGCAGCAGAGGAGGCCAGGAGAGCTTCTACAGATGCTGAGGCGAGAAATGTAGAGCTGACTAAAAAACTTGAAGATGCAGAGCAAAGAGTGGATCAGCTTCAGGAATCTGTGCAGAG GTTTGAAGAGAAACTCTCCAATTCAGAGTCGGAGAACCAAGTACTTCGTCAGCAAGCACTAACCTTGTCACCAACTGGGAAAACTTTGTCTGCAAGATCAAAGACTATGATTATTCAG AGAACACCAGAGAATGGGAATGTTCTAAATGGGGGAGCCAAGGTTGCATCA GATATGACTCATGCAATATCAAATGCACGTGAGCCTGAATCAGAGGAAAAGCCCCAGAAATCTCTTAATGATAAGCAGCAG GAGAACCAGGACATTCTGGTTAAATGCATATCTCAAAATTTGGGATTTTCTGGGGGAAAACCAGTTGCTGCTTGTGTCATATACAAATGCCTTCTTCACTGGAGGTCATTTGAAGTTGAAAGAACTACTGTTTTTGACCGGATTATTCAAACAATAGCTTCAGCCTTAGAA GTCCCAGATAATAATGATGTGTTGGCTTATTGGTTATCTAATGCATCAACTTTATTGTTTCTGCTACAACACACACTCAAAGCAACTGGAGCAGCTAGCTTGACTCCACAACGACGGAGAACAGCAACAGCTTCTCTTTTTGGAAGGGTGTCTCAA GGGTTACGGTCATCTCCTCAAAGTGCGGGACTCTCATCTTTTCTTAATGGTCGAGGTCTTGGTAGACTTGATGACTTGCGGCAAGTTGAGGCCAAGTATCCAGCATTATTGTTTAAGCAGCAGCTTACTGCCTTCCTTGAAAAGATATATGGAATGATACGAGACAATCTAAAGAAAGAGATCTCTCCATTACTTGGACTATGTATCCAG GCACCCAGGAACTCACGAGCAAGTTTAGTGAAAGGACGTTCCCAAGCTAACGCTGTTGCTCAGCAAGCTTTAATTGCTCATTGGCAAAGTATTGTTAAAAGCTTAAACAGTTCTTTGATGACAATGAAAGCGAACTAT GTGCCCCCATTCTTAGTCCGTAAAGTGTTCACTCAGATATTCTCATTCATCAATGTTCAGCTATTCAACAG TCTTCTTTTGCGGCGTGAGTGTTGTTCATTCAGTAACGGGGAATATGTAAAAGCGGGTCTGGCTGAATTGGAACAGTGGTGCGATGGGGCTACTGAGGAA TATGCAGGCTCAGCTTGGGACGAACTAAAGCATATTAGGCAGGCTGTTGGATTCCTA GTCAtacatcaaaaaccaaaaaagactTTGAATGAAATAACAAAGGAACTCTGTCCT GTGCTCAGCATACAGCAGTTATACAGGATCAGTACAATGTACTGGGACGACAAATATGGCACACACAGTGTGGCTTCAGAT GTTATTTCAAATATGAGAGTTATGATGACTGAGGACTCTAGCAATGCTGTTAGTAGTTCGTTCCTATTAGATGATGACTCAAG CATCCCGTTCTCCGTGGATGACATCTCCAAGTCAATGCAACAAATAGATGTAGCTGACATTGATCCTCCTTCCTTAATTCGTGAAAACTCGGGGTTTGGGTTTTTACTTCCACGTGCCGAGTGA
- the LOC115976066 gene encoding myosin-17-like isoform X2 encodes MPKRLGTTTQVVLVNLLRSNLTRVGGYLGQLYELICSKDLVFAKFQILKETTTAFTFSVQHHWREKYKLGDPKSFHYLNQSNCYALDGVDDGHEYLETRRAMDIVGISEEEQVAIFRVVAAILHLGNIEFAKGQEIDSSVIKDEKSRFHLNMTAELLECDAKSLEDALIKRVMVTPEEVITRTLDPVAALGSRDALAKTIYSRLFDWIVDTINNSIGQDPNSKSLIGVLDIYGFESFKHNSFEQFCINFTNEKLQQHFNQHVFKMEQEEYTKEEINWSYIEFVDNQDVLDLIEKKPGGIIALLDEACMFPKSTHETFAQKLYQTFKNNKRFIKPKLSRTSFTISHYAGEVTYLADLFLDKNKDYVVAEHQDLLTASKCSFVAGLFPPLPEESSKSSKFSSIGSRFKLQLQSLMETLSTTEPHYIRCVKPNNVLKPAIFENLNVIQQLRCGGVLEAIRISCAGYPTRRTFYEFLHRFGVLAPEVLEGNYDEQVACQMILDKKGLKGYQIGKTKVFLRAGQMAELDARRAEVLGNAARIIQRQSRTYLARKEFVALRKAVIQLQSCLRGILARKLYEQLRQEAAALMIQKNFRRYIVLKSYSTVRLSAITLQTGLRAMTARNEFRFRKQTKAAIIVQARLRCHIAYSYHKSLQKAALVTQCSWRRRIARKELRMLKMAARETGALKEAKDKLEKRVEELTWRLQLEKRLRTDLEEEKGQEIAKLQDALHAMQIQVEEANVRAIQEREAAHKAIEEAPPVIKETPVLIQDMEKIDSLTSEVESLKALLLSERQAAEEARRASTDAEARNVELTKKLEDAEQRVDQLQESVQRFEEKLSNSESENQVLRQQALTLSPTGKTLSARSKTMIIQRTPENGNVLNGGAKVASDMTHAISNAREPESEEKPQKSLNDKQQENQDILVKCISQNLGFSGGKPVAACVIYKCLLHWRSFEVERTTVFDRIIQTIASALEVPDNNDVLAYWLSNASTLLFLLQHTLKATGAASLTPQRRRTATASLFGRVSQGLRSSPQSAGLSSFLNGRGLGRLDDLRQVEAKYPALLFKQQLTAFLEKIYGMIRDNLKKEISPLLGLCIQAPRNSRASLVKGRSQANAVAQQALIAHWQSIVKSLNSSLMTMKANYVPPFLVRKVFTQIFSFINVQLFNSLLLRRECCSFSNGEYVKAGLAELEQWCDGATEEYAGSAWDELKHIRQAVGFLVIHQKPKKTLNEITKELCPVLSIQQLYRISTMYWDDKYGTHSVASDVISNMRVMMTEDSSNAVSSSFLLDDDSSIPFSVDDISKSMQQIDVADIDPPSLIRENSGFGFLLPRAE; translated from the exons ATGCCAAAACGGTTAGGAACAACAACTCAAG TCGTTTTGGTAAATTTGTTGAGATCCAATTTGACAAGAGTGGGAGGATATCTGGGGCAGCTGTACGAACTTATTTGCTCGAAAGATCTCGTGTTTGCCAAATTTCAGATCCTGAAAGAAACTACCACTGCTTTTACCTTCTCTGTGCAGCACCACTGGAG AGAGAAGTATAAGTTGGGAGACCCTAAATCATTCCATTACTTGAATCAATCCAACTGTTATGCACTGGATGGAGTGGATGATGGCCATGAATATCTAGAAACCAGAAGGGCTATGGATATAGTTGGAATCAGTGAGGAAGAGCAG GTGGCAATTTTTAGAGTTGTTGCTGCAATTCTGCATCTTGGAAATATTGAATTTGCAAAGGGACAGGAGATTGATTCTTCTGTCATTAAAGATGAAAAGTCTAGATTCCATCTTAATATGACAGCTGAACTGCTTGA GTGTGATGCCAAGAGCTTGGAAGATGCACTGATTAAGCGTGTAATGGTGACACCAGAAGAGGTTATAACAAGAACTCTTGATCCTGTTGCTGCATTGGGTAGCAGGGATGCCTTAGCTAAAACCATCTATTCTCGTTTGTTTGATTG GATTGTGGACACAATTAACAATTCAATTGGGCAAGATCCAAACTCAAAATCCTTAATTGGTGTTCTTGATATATATGGGTTTGAGAGTTTTAAGCATAATAG TTTTGAGCAGTTCTGTATCAACTTTACAAATGAGAAACTGCAACAACATTTCAATCAG CATGTCTTCAAAATGGAACAAGAAGAATAtacaaaagaagaaatcaaTTGGAGTTACATAGAGTTTGTTGATAACCAAGATGTTTTGGATCTGATTGAGAAG AAACCTGGAGGAATTATTGCACTTCTGGATGAAGCCTG CATGTTTCCTAAATCCACGCATGAAACATTTGCTCAGAAGTTGTACCAGACATTCAAAAACAACAAGCGCTTTATCAAACCTAAGCTTTCTCGCACTAGTTTTACTATATCTCACTATGCAGGGGAG GTAACTTATCTGGCTGATCTGTTTCTTGATAAAAACAAAGACTATGTGGTGGCAGAACATCAGGATCTGTTGACGGCATCAAAGTGCTCCTTTGTGGCAGGTCTATTTCCTCCACTTCCAGAAGAATCATCAAAGTcttccaaattttcttccatTGGTTCTCGCTTTAAG TTACAACTTCAATCTTTAATGGAGACCTTGAGTACAACAGAACCTCATTATATCAGATGTGTGAAGCCAAACAATGTCCTTAAGCCTGCTATTTTTGAGAACCTCAATGTAATCCAACAATTGCGCTGTGGT GGTGTTCTTGAGGCAATCAGAATCAGCTGTGCTGGATATCCTACTCGACGAACATTTTATGAGTTTCTTCACCGCTTTGGTGTTCTTGCTCCTGAAGTTTTGGAAGGGAA CTATGATGAGCAGGTTGCTTGCCAAATGATTCTGGATAAAAAAGGATTGAAAGGTTATCAG ATAGGCAAGACAAAAGTCTTCCTCAGGGCTGGTCAGATGGCTGAGTTGGATGCAAGAAGAGCAGAGGTGCTTGGAAATGCGGCTAGAATCATTCAAAGGCAAAGTCGTACATATCTTGCACGCAAGGAGTTTGTTGCATTACGTAAAGCTGTGATTCAATTGCAGTCGTGTTTGCGAG GTATATTGGCTCGCAAACTATATGAGCAATTACGCCAAGAAGCAGCAGCTTTGATGATACAGAAGAATTTCCGACGATACATTGTCCTGAAATCCTACTCAACAGTACGATTGTCTGCAATCACATTGCAGACAGGGTTAAGGGCAATGACTGCTCGCAATGAATTCAGATTCAGAAAGCAAACTAAGGCAGCAATTATTGTCCAG GCTCGTTTGCGTTGCCACATAGCATATTCATATCATAAGAGTCTCCAGAAGGCTGCACTAGTTACTCAGTGTAGTTGGAGGCGAAGGATTGCTCGGAAAGAGCTCAGAATGCTCAAAATG GCTGCAAGAGAAACTGGGGCcctaaaagaagcaaaagacaAACTAGAAAAGCGCGTGGAAGAACTTACATGGCGTTTGCAGCTTGAGAAGCGATTAAGG ACTGatttggaagaagaaaaaggccAGGAAATTGCAAAGTTACAGGATGCTTTACATGCAATGCAAATACAAGTAGAAGAAGCAAACGTCAGGGCTATCCAAGAACGAGAAGCAGCTCATAAAGCTATTGAAGAAGCACCTCCAGTCATTAAGGAGACTCCTGTTTTAATCCAAGACATGGAAAAGATTGATTCTTTAACTTCTGAGGTGGAGAGTTTAAAG GCTCTGCTACTATCAGAAAGACAGGCAGCAGAGGAGGCCAGGAGAGCTTCTACAGATGCTGAGGCGAGAAATGTAGAGCTGACTAAAAAACTTGAAGATGCAGAGCAAAGAGTGGATCAGCTTCAGGAATCTGTGCAGAG GTTTGAAGAGAAACTCTCCAATTCAGAGTCGGAGAACCAAGTACTTCGTCAGCAAGCACTAACCTTGTCACCAACTGGGAAAACTTTGTCTGCAAGATCAAAGACTATGATTATTCAG AGAACACCAGAGAATGGGAATGTTCTAAATGGGGGAGCCAAGGTTGCATCA GATATGACTCATGCAATATCAAATGCACGTGAGCCTGAATCAGAGGAAAAGCCCCAGAAATCTCTTAATGATAAGCAGCAG GAGAACCAGGACATTCTGGTTAAATGCATATCTCAAAATTTGGGATTTTCTGGGGGAAAACCAGTTGCTGCTTGTGTCATATACAAATGCCTTCTTCACTGGAGGTCATTTGAAGTTGAAAGAACTACTGTTTTTGACCGGATTATTCAAACAATAGCTTCAGCCTTAGAA GTCCCAGATAATAATGATGTGTTGGCTTATTGGTTATCTAATGCATCAACTTTATTGTTTCTGCTACAACACACACTCAAAGCAACTGGAGCAGCTAGCTTGACTCCACAACGACGGAGAACAGCAACAGCTTCTCTTTTTGGAAGGGTGTCTCAA GGGTTACGGTCATCTCCTCAAAGTGCGGGACTCTCATCTTTTCTTAATGGTCGAGGTCTTGGTAGACTTGATGACTTGCGGCAAGTTGAGGCCAAGTATCCAGCATTATTGTTTAAGCAGCAGCTTACTGCCTTCCTTGAAAAGATATATGGAATGATACGAGACAATCTAAAGAAAGAGATCTCTCCATTACTTGGACTATGTATCCAG GCACCCAGGAACTCACGAGCAAGTTTAGTGAAAGGACGTTCCCAAGCTAACGCTGTTGCTCAGCAAGCTTTAATTGCTCATTGGCAAAGTATTGTTAAAAGCTTAAACAGTTCTTTGATGACAATGAAAGCGAACTAT GTGCCCCCATTCTTAGTCCGTAAAGTGTTCACTCAGATATTCTCATTCATCAATGTTCAGCTATTCAACAG TCTTCTTTTGCGGCGTGAGTGTTGTTCATTCAGTAACGGGGAATATGTAAAAGCGGGTCTGGCTGAATTGGAACAGTGGTGCGATGGGGCTACTGAGGAA TATGCAGGCTCAGCTTGGGACGAACTAAAGCATATTAGGCAGGCTGTTGGATTCCTA GTCAtacatcaaaaaccaaaaaagactTTGAATGAAATAACAAAGGAACTCTGTCCT GTGCTCAGCATACAGCAGTTATACAGGATCAGTACAATGTACTGGGACGACAAATATGGCACACACAGTGTGGCTTCAGAT GTTATTTCAAATATGAGAGTTATGATGACTGAGGACTCTAGCAATGCTGTTAGTAGTTCGTTCCTATTAGATGATGACTCAAG CATCCCGTTCTCCGTGGATGACATCTCCAAGTCAATGCAACAAATAGATGTAGCTGACATTGATCCTCCTTCCTTAATTCGTGAAAACTCGGGGTTTGGGTTTTTACTTCCACGTGCCGAGTGA